A region of the Ochotona princeps isolate mOchPri1 chromosome 9, mOchPri1.hap1, whole genome shotgun sequence genome:
taaaattgtataaaatatttaatttattgatCTTTTGGGGGGAATTACATCACCACTGCATCACAACTGAGCCATTAATCTTGTAGCTTCATCAACATTTACAGGTTCATTTTCATGACTCTGCTGAGGAAtctgaagaaagaaaagtattatatttatttaaacatcTAACAAAATGATTTGCTTATATTATCCAACTTAATCTAGTCTGTCATGTCTTTGGAAGCAGAATACTAACTCTCAGACTCATAGTTTAGAATATAAGCATGACTGAATGTGCTGTACATACCATAGAAGCAAGTGTACTGAGGGCCAACCATTAAAATTCATACTCAGTGTATAAGCTTTGGGAATTGGGAGCTTATCAGCCATAAGATAAGCAAATGGTTGCAACTTACCAGCTCTTTTTGTAGAGGTTCCAGAGAAAGGCGCTTTGCGAAGTGTGCAAGTtccttttgaatatttataaaagcTTTATTCACTCTGTTCACCTTGTCTTCATTCACAATGtttatctttagaaaaagaaaaaagacattaaTCTCCCAAATCCCCCTCACTTTAAATCTAAACTCCCAAATTCATGCTGAAGTTGCTACAGATATGTGAgggaattttaatttaaaaaaaaaaaaaaaaacctttagttTTTTAGAAATTACAATTATGggctgtgctggttcacttcccagatggccacaatagccagggctggaccagtgaAATCAGTAGCTTCAAATTCCACGCgagtcttccccatgggtggcaggacctcaagtacctgagccatcttctgctgaatTCCAAAattattagcaggaaggtagactgACAGCgcagcaaccagaacttgaaccagcactcatgggatgctggcattacaggtggtcgcttaacccactgagccacaacactgcCCTCTACACCGCTGAGGCAAGTATTTGCTTTTGCAACAAGGATGCCCATTCACACATCCTGCCAATCAGCATACACAGAGCTGATGCTATCAAAATGAAATGATGTGCCTCAAGTATACCAGACTGCCTCAGTTGAACATCTCTGCACTTGCTCTTCCCTCTGCCTAGAAGATGCTGCTACCAACAGTTCTTAGCTCTTCACAGTGCTGGGACTTGGCTTCAATGTTGACTTCATTTGAAAACAGTCCTGTATGATACTGTCCGCAGTTCCTCCATATGCTGCCAATACTTTGTTTCCTACCTCGCAAAGTGCAAAGTCATAAAGCTCCATCAAGAAGCTTAACCCGGGCCTAacgcgatagcctagtagctaaagtcctcactttgcacgcccaggatcccatatgggcgccagttctaatcccagctgctccacttcccgtccagctccctgcttgtggcctgggaaagcagaggaggacggcccaaagccttgggaccctgcacccgtgtgggagaccttgaagaggctcctggcctctaattggctcagctccggttgttgtggccacttggggaatgaatcaacggttGGAAGATCCtcgtcctctctatctctcctcttctctgtatatctgactttccaataaaaatgaaataaatatttttttaaaaaaaggtgttaaGCTTGCTACAGGAAGCCTTACACATTTGCATTCGGGAGCAGACAAGCAGCGTGGTTAGGGTGCTGCCTGGGATgtgcacatcccacactggaggagTGCCTCGGTTCAAGTATGGCTCCATTTGTAGCTCCTACTAAAATACAATCAGGGAGACAAGTCGGCTAGGCCAAGGAGCTGGGTCCTTGTGACCAGGCGGGAGACCTGGGCCGAGTTACGAGGTCCTAGGTTTGTCCTAACCTAGCCATGGCTGCTGTgcacatttgaagagtaaacagaAGATCACTTCCTGTCTCtcgaactttttttttaaagatttagttatttttactgcagagtcagctatacagagaggaatgtcttctgtctgctgattcactcaccaagcggtcacaatggctagagctgaaccaatctgaagctaggagccaagagctcttctgggtctcccacaagggtgtctggtcccaaggctttgggctgtccttgactgctttcccaggccacaagcagggagctggatgggaagtggagctgctgggattagaaccggcgcccatatgggatcccggggctttcaaggtgaggaccttagccgctaggccacgctgccgggccctaacgatttgttttaaaaaaataaaattctcccataaatatgtaagaaaaaagTTCTTTATTAAAAAGCTCTAGAGACACAGGccaggcgcaatagcctagtagctaacgtGCTCGCCATGcggcgcctgggatcccatattggcaccggttctaatcccagtagccctacttcgcatccagctccctgcttgtggcctgggaaagcagtcaaggatggcccaatgcattgggaccctgcacccgtgtgggagacctggaagaggttccaggttcccggctttggatctgcacgcaccggcccgttgcggctcacttggggagtgaatcatcggacggaagatcttcctctctgtctctcctcctctgtgtatatccggctgtaataaaatgaataaatcttttaaaaaaaaaacaaatggttaAAATATTCTTGAGTTTCAGAAAACACTAAGAACTGTTGTGTTACTTagcttttttatttacttttattggaaaggcagatttacagagagaagagacaaacagctgtaacagccagagctaagttgatccaaagccaggagacagaagcttcttcctggtctcccacagggatgcaggggcccaagcacctggaccattctgggctgctttcccaagccatgagcaggaagctttatcaagaggagcagccaggacacaaaccagtgctcatctggggtgctggcactgcaggaagaaGCCCCAGTTTCATACAAAAGCAACCATTTATTCAATTGCTTGAAGCGTAGGCTttctgggtccagtgtggtagcctagtggctaaagttcttgccttgaatgcactgggatgccataggggcacaggttcatgtcttggctgccctatttcccatcccagctccctacttgtggcctgggaaagcagcaccccttgggagacccataagaatctcctggctctggactggctcagttcaggCAGTTGCCACTTTGCGGGGtgtaccagtagatggaagatcattatctctgcctctcttcctttctcgaaaatctgactttccaatttcaataaataaatctttaaaaagtacgcTTTCCCTGTAACCAATGAACACAGAATGCTGAACTCATACATACCTTCTTAAGGCTAGTAGTaactggttttgctttgtttttagctTTGAAGTTTTTGTGGCTGGCTATGTGGAATACATTCCTGCATTTCTGTCCTCTTAATTTGTTCTTGGCCATTGtctaggaaagaagaaaaaactcaGTTAAAAAGTTGCTGCATGTACTACTATGTTTTCTACGCTTTGCAAGCCATTGGGTGTACCCCATCAGTATGTGTGGGCTGAATTCCTTAATAGCTTCACAACTGTTTCTGCAGCATCTGATAGCATGCTCCTCCGTATTAGCAGTGTATTTTAGTTCCCAGCACAGCTTAGCGACTAACTAGCTACTAATTCATGcgccttcttctctgctgtgcaCCCCATCAAAATCAGTCCTTAATCCTATAGTTCTTCCACTCTCATTTCTTGAGGCTGTCCTCAATGTATCTGTCAGCCATAGAGAAAACAGGACTGGCTTACTGCCGCCAACCCTGTACCTCCACTGGGTTAAACCGGGGGTTGATAAATCTGCAAGTTTTAATGGAGCAAACTCTTCGGTTTTGTGTTGTCcggctgtttttgtttgttgcttagAAAGTGTTAAATAGTTCCTGCCTGGTCCTTAACTGTTCACTCCTACTGTCAGCTGTCTGCACGGTGGCTGTTTGCCGTGCACTGGGTGAAATCTGTTACAGAGCTTCGAGGCTTCTCTGAACACATTAGAGGCAACACGCTGTGTTCTTAGGTACCCTAAATCTAATTTAACATCTGCCAGATATCTCCAGTTACTTGCCTGTGACATGGCAGTAGccaaactgtttttaaaaggtttattttggttttatttgagaaagatttgcagagagaaggggagatagcagagatccatctgttggttcactccccaaagggccacagccATCAGAGgctctgccaggagccaggattattcactttccagtctcccacgtgtgtgagGAGCcccaaccccctctgctgctttcccaggcacattagcaaggcgCCGGATGGGTGGCAGAGAGCCCAAACTCCACCAGTGCCGCAGGTAGAGGCCTAGGCTACGATACCACCCTACCCCACCGCACTAGCCCCAAGACAGCCAGCCACCTCTTTTTCTTAGGACCTTCATTGTGTCTCTTGACTGAAACATATCCTGTCTCAAAGTAGCCTCAGAAATTTACGGAACTAACAGCAATACTTTGAGCCCTAACAACACTTATTACAGAAAATGAGACAACAACACGTACAGAAAATACATGATCAGGACAGAAGCATAAGCTACAAATAAAAACTTGTATTAACTTAAGTGCCAATCGCTTATCTAGCATTCATTCCTCAGTGTTAGCTGTGGTAAACAAATGACAGAAACCAGACTTTGATATGGGACTCAAGACATAAGTAGGCGTTCCAGGCAGCGCACCAGGAACCCACTACTTGGAGAGACAGGGAAATTCTTGGACAAAGCACGTGCACAGTGACCCTCGTGTACACAGCCCCCACCCGGGGTGCTGGTAAAGCAATGGGTGCCCAGCAAGCACCAGAGTGTCGGCCTGGGCCTTAGGTAAGCCTCGGGGTCCAGCAAGGCCACACAGCAGGACAGAACCAGGCTTCCGGGCCACAGCGGCACCAACGCCGCCCACACCACAGCAAACCTCACGCCGACCCCCGGGAAAAACCCCTCATCAGACCTTCAGTGCTCGCGGGCGGCAACTCGAGCTCCAGAGACACCAGCTGCACTGGCACGGTCCAGGAAGTTCCGGGGAGGGACCTCGTGGCGAGCTCGGCCTAAGGCGTGGCCCCGCCCACAGGGGAAGCCGCCCCGCACGTACGGCGAGGCCCCGCCTCCGTGAAGGGTCCCGCCCATAGGGGAAGCCGCGCCCACAGCCCCGCACGCCTCCGTGCGAGGTTCCACCCCCAGGGGAAGCACCGCCAACCAGGCAGAGCGTCGTCCCAAGGCACAGCTGAGCCCCGCCCACAGCCCCTCCATACATTGAGGCCCCGCCCACACCCCCGCGCGCACAGCGAGGCCCCGCCTCCATGCGTGGTCCCGCCCACAGTGCCCACAGTGCAGTCCACGCCCCCTTGGCGTGGTCCCGCCCCCTTGGCGTGGTCCCGCCCCTAGGGCCGCGTTTCTCTCCCGCGGGAAGCCGGAAGCGGCGCCGGCAGTTCTGTCCGCGGGCGGGTGGCGGCGTCCCGGCAGTAGCGGGCAGTGCTACCCGGGCGGGTCGCGTACGGAAGCCCCGGGCCTCTCTCCCGAGCCCTGAAAGGCGTCTCGGTGAGCATCCTGCCGGCCCCTCGCGGCTCTGCCCGCGCGGACAGGAGGTGGCGCTGCGCTGCTCTGGGACAACGGGGAAAGGTTGGTCAGGAGGGAAGTCCGCGACCCAGTTCTTGTTCTGTCAAATCAGACACTTGCCTCCTTGGAAGAGGAACCACTTTTATAATGAGTTGTTTAATTATATTTATGCTCATCACAGAAAAAGTAAGGGatacagaaggaaaaaggaatgCTTGTCAGTGTGTGTTCCCCTCAAATTTTGtgtgttaaatttttttgaagtgcAGATTTGCAGAGATAGAAAGGCCCCtctaggttcactccccaatggccggagctaagccggactaagccgacccaaagccaggagccaggagcttcttctgggtctcctatgtgggtgcagggtcccagggcttagggccgtcctctgctgctctcccaggccacaagcagggagctggatgggaagtagagcaactgggacctatgcctgcacccatatgcgatccagGCACTTGGAGGTAGcaggttagccaattgagccattgcaccagaccctcaaatttttacttaaaaaaagtcAGTGTTGCGGGGAGcaggcattgtagcatagcatgtaaagctgccGCTTGGAATCCGAGATCCTGTCTGTCTGcactatttccaatccagctaatggcctgagaaaaacagtggaagatggagcAATtgctttgggtctctgccacacactTGGGGGAAGCTACTGCGCCTCGCTTcagtcagctggggagtgagccatcagttggaagatcctctttctctctctctcttctcttttctctctactGTTACTGCTTCTCTGCCtgttatgtaaatatataatcatttttaaaatcagcctttcaagacaccttaaaatgataataaaagtaCAAAATGTATGGAAATAAAATCaaagctatttggaaagtgaactggtgGGTGGCCTAGCGCTCTGTCTCCCCTCTTACTTTGTCCCTCTGCTTtgtaaataaatcctaaataatAGTAATGATCAAAGCCTCAGGCTTAACACAAAGGGAGGAAGTATATAGTCTGAGTCATTTGTATTCATGTGTAAACTAGATGAGCCATATGTAGAAGAAAAACAGTTTCAGGattttttgtctttaaagatAGGTCCAGCAATCACGTTTCTAGCTTTTCTAACTGTCTTAAATAcgaataaaaaatatatcaatgGGGAAGAAGAACCACACCTTTTGGAAACCTTGGTTTCCGTTCTGAGATTCAGCGATGCAGAGCCCTTCACACAGATATCAAGAACTGCCTTGCAAGCAACTCAACAGGTAATCAAAGATAGTTCAGGGGAAGAAAAGACAGTGAGTGTAAAGCAAAACCATGTATAGTAGAATGCGCAGCTACATGGCGGCACAGAGCCCACCTGGGCTCAGTGACACGCCAGGGTGCGTTAGTTTGCGTCTTCATCTCTTAACCATCCCATTCCTTGAATTTGATTGGCTTGAGCACCTGGGCTCTGTGGGAGCTTAAAGGGAAcacaggtttctctctctctttttaaaagatttattttatttttattgggaagtcagatatacagagaggaggagagacagagaggaagatcttccgtctactgttTCACCCcgcaagtggcagcaatggctgagcTAAgcttatccaaaaccaggagcccagagactcttatgggtctcccacgtgggtacagggtcccaaggctctgggccatcctcaactgttttcccaggccacaagcagggagttggaagggaagtggagcaggcgagGTATCAACTAGCAcccttatgagatgccagtacatgcgaggtgaggactttagtcactaggctactgcagcagGCCCAAGGGATAGCTATATTTTTTATGCCATGAGTTTGGGTTCCTTTGCTTATTTGGTTATCAGTGATTTTCATGGCTCTGGATTGAAAATGGGAGTTACCAGGTGCTTTTATCAGCATCTCAGGAAGTGAAGGagggaaattatttatttatttatttatttgcggtTGGACTCTGACACAGCGGCCGGGAGGCTTTGTTGTACACgcgctaggctgggccaggcgggaCCTGCGCAGGTCGGGGCGGGGGTGCTGCGGCTCACCGGCCGGCGGGGAGGTCTCCGGGGTCTCGGTGGGGTGGACGCTCCGGGCTAGTGGGACGGCTCCCTCCTGCCGCGGCCACCTACTTTGGACCACTGTCGCATCTTCCTCCGCTTGCGCTTCAGCCTGCTCATCCGCTTCTTCCTCCACTTGGCTCTCATGGCGCGGAGGTGTCCACGATGATGGCGCTAAAGCCGAGAGAAGAAgggaaattatttaaaattaaggaaaaagtGTGAGCTCCTCGGACACCAGAGCAATGACCAGAATAGACCGTGGCAAAAACTTTCTGGAAATACAGGCCAGGAATGCCATGGCCTTAGGAACATGAGCCTACAGGCCCTGCCTTGTCACAGGGTTGTGCTCTTCACAGGGCCATTTTATCGCAGTGATCCATGACAGAGTGAATTGTGCCTGTGACTTAGATATAACAGTGTGCCCACATTCTTCGGTTGACATTTGATGGCTACACTGTTATGTGGGAACACATCCTTATTTAAATGAAATGCACACTGAAGTTTTCTGGGATGAGGAAGCAACTGGCTAGTAACTTATTCCCAAATGGTTCAGGAAAAAATGACTTAATTTCaccctatacattttttttaaagatttacttatttttttttattgcaaagtcagatatacagagaggaggagagacagagaggaagatcttccgtccgatgattcactccccaagtgagccgcaatggccagtgcgcgccgatccaaagccgggaacctggaacctcttccaggtctcccacacgggtgcagggtcccaatgcattgggccgtccttgactgctttcccaggccacaagcagggagctggatgggaagtggagctgccaggattagaaccggagtccatatgggatcccggggctttcaaggtgaggacttcagccgccgggcccgtcctgtcattttttaaaagaagagatatatgtatttatttggaaagtcaacgttagagagagagagaacttccatccactgatttacttgcCAGATGGCACAACCACCactactgggccaggctgaagctaggggccagaagcttcttctgggtctgccctgTAGGTAgtagaagcccaaacacttgggctgactaccactgcttttcccaggccattagcagggagctggatcagaagtggagcagccaggacacagaccagcatccacatgtgatgccagtatcacacttcgtctttctctgttgtgccacaaagctggtccCTACTCCTTCCTTCTCAGTTAACTCTTACCTGGACCAGTGACTCAGCCTTTCTTTACTTTTCTGGCTTGATAGTCTTGAAATTAATAGTTTAATAACGGATAGGTTTTATCTGTTGTTTTCTCATGATCAAATTAGCAAatgtctctcccctccctttttgtggggcagagggacagaaatATGACACAAATATCTCTGTGAGCTCTCATTATGTCCTATCAAGTTGTACAAGAATTTTATAATACCCTGTGATAGGGAGAAGTTAACTTTGATCACTTGATTAAGATATTTGCCACGTTCACCATAAAGTCATTCTTCTCTTTTTATCAGTAACTATTTCTTAAGGAGCGGTCTTAAGCTATGCAAATATTCCTTTACTCACCAAGCTTTAATGTACTGGTTTTGGTACACTTTATATTTCTTGGCTGAAATAATTATTGCCATGATAAGTGCCTAATtcgattttttaaatatttcatcattCTTAGAGTCACAGTTGACATTGTAAATAAGAATTTTCTCCCCCCATTTAATTCATTTGTTCAATTATGCATTTATAGGATGGCTCATAGGTTAGTCTTTTATAAAATAGACTTTTGTTATCACAATTGATTATGGTGTTCACACTATAGGATTTGACCAAGCATTCACTTGC
Encoded here:
- the RBIS gene encoding ribosomal biogenesis factor, producing the protein MAKNKLRGQKCRNVFHIASHKNFKAKNKAKPVTTSLKKINIVNEDKVNRVNKAFINIQKELAHFAKRLSLEPLQKELIPQQSHENEPVNVDEATRLMAQL